The following coding sequences are from one Acipenser ruthenus chromosome 7, fAciRut3.2 maternal haplotype, whole genome shotgun sequence window:
- the LOC117415656 gene encoding C-Jun-amino-terminal kinase-interacting protein 2-like isoform X3, producing the protein MADRAEMFSLSTFHSLSPPGCRPAHDISLEEFDDEDLSEITDDCGIGLNYDSDPYEKDCLILEKNDLHHPVCSFQDDFQEFEMIDDNDDEEEEEEEEVDPEAPPSPSASPPASPLGTTQKSRPTTLNLQAPVSQDSLNNNGSFSPRKANWQEALRHSSSRGHLSPSHFCLEDSTHQNGQCAAAPSAGSQSKGSFGQHKMSTSSDTGVEPNTDSISPVTTIPVIDEVSQSSDTEVDHDLTTDCAKKWMCQYKQANDTYTVTSESVADPEVEYDLTLDGTSTCLSPTNPVVNDAGTPISDDELDKVFDIDYMGTQSKDCVSKEPECSSYVEFPPIEPTSFCISSSPASQSNAELDRPHSTSDANVHSHPPSSSNETASPSSDPGIEADLRSKGRYMPSGNHTDDLSSPGSDSDIEGEIEAAFACGDHLVSNMISSISETELDLTSESSSGRSSHLTNSIEEASSPASDQELETELEAESGIIGIKASLLLGQSDSYEVTSPMLEMEVKPQLDDDQALMGLQNVDGLTYEHIADPDETLPPTDHGEDHLMRQLVLKIEPDHSLESFKRSFYLPIGPKLMPDMDNEEGNSEYDSDSDSEADLSEDADSPWLLSNLVNKMISEGSYPISCPEECFKRSGSISDTISPMSDLETDAFNEPLDSQDHQLSLSSDVWTKNSKEGLLDTETNKESFSNKEPDGSEGCNTSDSRSKAKDTMINSEFKLDSAGTIEISGLCLYMSNPTHDTITPVFVDRYNSAVSAHNMKSQGMHASDTDKAYMHIKDSSVSATVAKSTKNLKEDTMEPNNDLSMNSNGSVSPSASEQLDTDKDEGREDTSVFDRIKEVKNSLTLDIPIAQTNRCFNLTYSTDKEEESFLESIKKSPYHDHCLDNSPSVDDNLDELPPINVLAPKQRDESLAYDSIKYTLVVDENTTLELVSLKRCTSILSDDSEISTICDNCDLEGDNEFDDDVNGPEVLSSSEDSSPEADVQFSKKFLNVFVNSTSRSSSTESFGLFSCTINGEEREQTHRAVFRFVPRHEDELELDVDDPLFVEVEEDDYWYRGYNMRTGERGIFPAYYAHAVVSQAKEFIGMKRNTGWVERYNVQFLGSVEVPYHQGNGILCAAMQKIATTRKQTVHLRPPSTCDLEISLQGVKLVMSLDEYGGDNEFDRCSHFFQMKNISYCGCHPKNSCYFGFITKHPVLNRFACHVFVSQESMRCVADSVGRAFHEYYQEHLEYACPTEDIYLE; encoded by the exons GACTGTCTTATCCTGGAGAAGAATGACCTCCATCACCCAGTGTGCTCCTTCCAGGATGACTTTCAGGAGTTTGAGATGATTGACGATAATGATGacgaggaggaagaagaggaggaagaagttGACCCTGAGGCCCCGCCCTCCCCCTCTGCCTCTCCTCCTGCCTCACCCTTGGGCACAACACAGAAGAGCCGACCGACCACACTGAACCTCCAAGCACCAGTCTCTCAG GATTCTCTGAATAATAATGGCAGTTTTTCTCCACGGAAAGCCAACTGGCAGGAAGCTCTTCGTCATTCATCTTCACGCG GACATTTGTCTCCTTCCCATTTTTGCCTTGAAGACAGTACCCATCAGAATGGCCAGTGTGCTGCAGCACCAAGTGCTGGGTCTCAAAGCAAAG GGTCTTTTGGTCAACACAAAATGTCCACAAGTTCAGACACTGGAGTGGAACCCAACACGGATAGTATCAGCCCAGTCACAACCATACCAGTGATAGATGAAGTCTCACAGAGCTCTGATACTGAGGTTGACCATGACCTGACCACTGACTGTGCCAAAAAGTGGATGTGCCAATATAAACAGGCCAATGATACTTACACCGTCACCTCAGAGTCAGTGGCAGATCCAGAAGTGGAGTATGACCTTACATTAGATGGCACCAGTACGTGCCTGTCCCCTACCAACCCAGTAGTTAATGATGCTGGTACTCCAATATCAGATGATGAACTAGATAAGGTCTTTGACATTGATTATATGGGAACACAAAGCAAGGACTGTGTCTCAAAAGAACCAGAGTGTTCATCGTATGTTGAGTTTCCTCCAATTGAGCCTACTTCATTCTGCATTTCCAGTTCCCCTGCAAGTCAATCAAATGCAGAACTAGACCGACCACACAGTACCAGTGATGCTAATGTACATAGTCACCCACCTTCTTCATCCAATGAGACAGCCTCTCCTTCTTCCGACCCAGGCATTGAAGCAGATCTCAGGAGTAAAGGAAGGTACATGCCATCCGGTAATCACACTGACGATCTTAGCTCTCCAGGTTCTGATTCTGACATTGAAGGAGAAATAGAGGCTGCCTTCGCCTGTGGAGACCACTTGGTCAGTAACATGATCTCATCTATCTCTGAGACAGAGTTGGACCTCACCAGTGAGAGCAGCAGTGGCCGGTCCTCACACCTCACCAACTCTATTGAAGAAGCAAGCTCTCCCGCCTCTGACCAAGAGCTTGAGACAGAGTTAGAGGCAGAGAGTGGCATAATTGGCATCAAGGCCTCCTTGCTTCTTGGGCAGTCCGATTCCTATGAAGTTACTTCACCAATGTTAGAAATGGAAGTCAAACCACAACTTGATGATGATCAAGCATTAATGGGTCTTCAAAATGTCGATGGACTTACATATGAACACATCGCAGACCCAGATGAAACCTTGCCACCAACAGACCACGGCGAAGACCACCTCATGAGACAATTAGTTCTTAAGATTGAACCTGACCACAGCTTAGAGAGTTTCAAGAGATCCTTTTACTTGCCGATAGGGCCCAAACTGATGCCTGATATGGACAATGAAGAAGGTAATAGTGAGTATGATTCAGACTCGGATTCAGAAGCTGACCTGAGTGAAGACGCTGACTCCCCCTGGCTCCTGAGTAACCTTGTAAATAAAATGATTTCAGAAGGCTCTTATCCCATAAGCTGTCCAGAGGAGTGCTTCAAGAGGTCTGGCTCAATATCTGACACTATTTCGCCAATGTCAGATTTGGAGACAGATGCTTTTAATGAACCCCTAGACAGCCAAGACCACCAGTTGAGTTTGAGTAGTGATGTATGGACAAAAAACTCTAAGGAAGGCCTCTTAGATACAGAGACTAATAAAGAAAGTTTTTCAAATAAGGAACCAGATGGCAGTGAAGGTTGCAATACTTCAGACTCCAGAAGCAAAGCCAAAGATACGATGATAAACTCTGAATTTAAACTAGATTCAGCTGGCACCATTGAAATTTCCGGCCTGTGTTTATACATGAGCAACCCTACCCATGACACAATCACTCCAGTCTTTGTTGATCGATATAATAGTGCAGTCAGTGCACACAATATGAAAAGCCAAGGAATGCATGCATCTGATACAGATAAAGCCTATATGCATATCAAGGATTCATCTGTTAGCGCTACAGTTGCCAAGTCTACAAAGAACCTTAAAGAGGACACAATGGAGCCTAATAATGATCTATCTATGAATTCAAATGGATCAGTATCTCCATCTGCAAGTGAGCAGCTAGACACTGACAAAGATGAAGGCAGAGAAGACACAAGTGTGTTTGATCGTATTAAAGAGGTTAAGAATAGTTTGACTCTTGATATTCCCATCGCCCAAACAAACAGGTGCTTCAACTTGACCTACTCCACTGACAAAGAAGAAGAATCATTTCTTGAGAGCATCAAGAAGTCTCCATATCATGATCACTGCTTGGACAACTCCCCTTCTGTGGATGATAACTTAGATGAACTCCCTCCTATAAATGTGTTGGCACCCAAGCAGAGAGATGAATCCCTGGCTTACGACTCCATTAAGTACACTCTGGTGGTGGATGAAAACACAACCCTGGAGCTGGTTAGCTTGAAAAGATGCACCTCTATCCTGAGTGATGACAGCGAGATCTCCACCATCTGTGATAATTGTGACCTGGAGGGGGACAATGAATTTGATGATGATGTCAACGGACCAGAAGTCCTCAGCTCATCTGAAGATTCATCCCCTGAAGCCGATGTGCAGTTTTCCAAGAAGTTCTTGAATGTCTTTGTGAACAGCACATCAAGATCCTCAA gtACAGAGTCATTTGGCCTTTTCTCATGCACAATAAATGGAGAAGAAAGAGAACAGACCCACAGAGCTGTCTTCAG GTTTGTCCCTCGGCACGAGGATGAATTGGAGCTGGATGTGGATGACCCACTTTTTGTGGAAGTGGAGGAAGATGATTACTGGTACAGGGGTTACAACATGCGCACTGGAGAGAGGGGGATTTTTCCAGCATACTATGCTCATGCAGTGGTGAGCCAAGCCAAAGAATTTATTG GAATGAAGAGGAACACTGGCTGGGTGGAGAGGTACAACGTTCAATTCCTGGGCTCAGTGGAAGTCCCATATCATCAGGGCAACGGTATCCTGTGTGCTGCCATGCAGAAA ATTGCAACTACAAGGAAGCAAACTGTCCACCTGAGGCCTCCGTCCACATGCGACCTGGAAATAAGCCTTCAAGGGGTCAAACTGGTCATGAGCTTGGATGAGTATGGAGGTGACAATGAG TTTGACAGGTGCAGTCACTTCTTCCAGATGAAGAATATCTCCTACTGCGGCTGTCACCCTAAAAACAGCTG ctACTTTGGGTTCATCACCAAACATCCGGTACTGAACCGCTTTGCCTGTCACGTGTTTGTATCCCAGGAGTCAATGCGCTGTGTAGCTGACAGTGTGGG ACGAGCGTTCCACGAGTATTATCAGGAGCATCTGGAGTATGCCTGCCCCACAGAGGACATTTACCTGGAGTAA